The window CAGCACGGTGTTCAACGGGCTGATAGGCGCCCACGAGCAGTTCAATCTCGGCGGCAATATGACCGTGAACGGTTTCGTGCTCGCTGAAGACGCCGGCTCGGCCAGTGGCCTCGTGACCTCCAACACGGCAAGCGACGGGCCGACGATCAACTATAATTGCGGCTCTAATCCGCCCCTTCGGGGTCCGCTCCAAATCCTGTCCTGGGGACTGTAGACTATTGTTCCAAGCTTTAGGGTTGGTAACCTGCTCAGGAGCTGCTATCTTATAGGCCATGTTAATGGCTTATTCCTTCACCAGGTTGCGGCTCAATTGCTTTGCTGAGTCCGGGCCCACATTGGAGGGCAGCCTCTCTTGCCGGACAAACTGTCATTAGAAGGCGTATCGGCAATCTTGAGCGTCCCCCTGGGACTCGTGGTCGGTAGTTTCTTGAATGTCTGTATCTGGCGTATCCCGCGTGACGAATCCCTTGCCTTCCCAGGATCCCATTGTCCTCAGTGCAATGGACCGATACGCTGGTACGATAATATCCCCCTCGTCAGCTTTGTGTGGCTGGCCGGCCGGTGCCGTCAGTGCAAAACGCGAATCCACTGGCGGTATCCGCTGGTAGAGGGACTGACCGCCGGCCTGTACCTGATGACGGTTTTACACTTCGGCCTCACAATCCGAACAGCATTCCTCCTGCTGTTCCTCTCGGTGCTGGTGGCGATCACATTCATCGACCTGGACCACAAAATCATTCCCCATGTTCTCAGTCTTCCCGGCATACCGATCGGTCTCGTCGGAAGTCTCCTAACCTACGATCCGTCGCCGCGCGACGCCGTCACGGGAGCGCTGATCGGCGCCGGACTGGTGTATCTGGTGGCGGTCTATGCGGAGGTGGCCTTTCAGCGGGAGAGTATGGGCGGCGGCGATGTAAACCTGCTCAGCATGATCGGCGCCTTCCTTGGTTGGCGCCTTATGCTCGTTTCGTTCGGCGTGGCAGTCTTTTCCGGCGCGTTTCTTTCGTTGGCGCTGATTGCGTCGCGCGTGCTGTCGCGGAAAGACCAGATCCCGTTCGGGCCGTTTTTGGCGCTCGGCGCGGTCGTTGCGTTGTTTGTTGGTGATGACGTCATCGACTGGTATCTAGGCCTCTTCAGGTGACATCAGCTAGGGACAGTCCCGTGTGGCTGCCCTCAGCGCGAGGCGCCGGATGCAGATCGCATTTTTTACCTGCAATGCCTTCCCGCTACTTAATGGTCTCGCTATCTCCATCCAACAATTCGCCTCTCACCTGTGTCGCCTCGGCCAGTCGGCTCATCGATGCCTACGAGAGATTGCTGAACCCTATACCCTATACCCCACACCCTGATTTCAAATGGACAACCTGATCGAAGAGTACTTGAGGTATCTGGCAGTTGAGCGGGGGCTGGCAGAGAACACCCTGGCGGCGTATGAACGGGATCTACGCCGGATCGTCGGTCACTTCAAGCAGACCGGGGCCGGCTCATTGCAGGAGGTCAGTCGAGGGCAGATCGCGCGCTTGCTCCTGACGCTCCGAGAGGAGGGGTTGTCGCCCCGCACGGTCGCGCGTCACACCTCATCGTTGCGGGGCCTGTACCGGTACCTGCTGACGCAGGGTTATGTGAAAGAGGACCCGACTGCACACCTCGAGTCGTCGAGTCCATGGGTGCGTCTGCCTGGGGTGCTGAGTCAGGAGGAGGTCGAGCGGCTGCTGGCGACGCCGCCCACCAGCCATCCCCTGGGTCTTCGCGATAAGGCCATGCTGGAACTGCTGTACGCCGCCGGCCTGCGAGTCACAGAGATGGTGACCCTCCGACTATCCGATGTGGACCTGGAGGTAGGCTTCGTACGCTGTCAGGGTAAGGGCGGGAAGGACCGCGTAGTGCCGCTGGGGCGTAACGCACAAGCGGCGGTTCGCCGGTATCTCGAGACCTCGCGGTCGCACCTTCAAAGAGGACGGTCGAGTTCCACGCTATTCTTGAACCGCTCCGGATACCCGTTGACGCGTCAAGGTGTCTGGAAGCTCCTCCGCGCGTATGCGACCGCAGCGGGGATTGACCGACGCGTGACCCCCCACACGCTCCGCCACTCCTTTGCCACGCATCTCCTCGAGCGCGGCGCCGACCTCCGGGCGGTCCAGGTGATGTTGGGCCATGCCGATATCTCTACGACACAGATCTATACGCACGTCTCCAGGGCGCACCTGAAGACGATCTATAACCGCTACCACCCCAGGGCATAAAGACAGGGTTTAGGGTATAGAGGGTATAGGGTTGAGGAAAAGCCAGGACCGTGTTTATATTCTTGCTATACCCTATACCCTAAACCCTATACCCTGCTTTTGAGGGGTAAAGATGCAGCTTCCGCAATTTAGAGAACTTGACCCGCTCAGCCGGATGGCGCTCGAGACGGCGCGCAGGGCTGCTGCTCCTGTGCCGATCTATGCGGTCGGCGGCTATGTACGCGATCTGCTCCTTGGCCGGCAGAATGTTGATATCGATCTGGTGGTTGAGGGCGATGCCATCACTGTGGCCAGACGTCTGGCGCACTCCCTCCAGGCGGTGGTAACGCCGCATCCCAGGTTCGGGACCGCCCATCTGCGGCTCCCTGGAGGCAGAGGGCTCGATCTCGCCACCGCGCGGTCGGAACGATACCCGCACACGGCCGCTCTGCCGGAGGTTCAGCCCGCCCCACTCCTTGCCGATCTGCTGCGGCGAGATTTCAGCATCAATGCCATGGCTGTGCGCATCGACCGTCATCGGTTCGGGCCGTTGATCGATCCGTTGGGAGGACTCCGGGACCTGGAGCATGGTCGGATCAGAACCTTGCACGAGCAGAGCTTTATCGACGATCCAACCCGGCTCTTCAGGACAGCCCGATTTGAGGGCCGCTACCGGTTTCTGATTGCCCGGAGTACCCTGCAACTGATGAAGGCCGCAGTCAAGGTGGGAGCAATCACGCATCTGACTGGTCCAAGAATTTTCAGGGAGCTTCACCTGATTGCGAAGGAACCATCAGCGCCCCGCATTATCTGGCGGCTCAGGGATCTGGGCGTGTTGACGGCTATTCATCCGAGGCTGACCCTGCCGGCGGCCGCCTTCGGTTTGCTCGAACGGGTCCGACAGGTTCTCAATCAGGCCCCATCGGTGCCGTTGCTGGAAAAGGCCGATGAAAGTGAGGCGCTCCTCCTCGCGATGCTCTATCTTCTGCATCCGAAGACGGTTGTCGCGGTGCTCAAAAGGCTCGCCCCACCCCACCGGATTGCTGAGAAGCTTGCGACCGATCACAAGGCATGTCGCAACGCCGCGCAGACGCTGACGCGCGCCGTCGATCTTCGCCAAAGCCGGATGGCCAGGCTGCTCGATCCACTTTCGCCGGAGGCCAGGGTCGTACTGCTGGCTGTGCTTGCGAAGGGACCGGCGCAGGAGGCGGTGTCCCGATACCTTACGACTTCCTCGGCAATCATCCCGCTGCTCAAGGGGGCAGACTTACGTCACCTGGGATTTCGACCCGGCCCCATCTATCGGACGATCTTGATCGCGCTGCGCACAGCCACGCTGGACGGGCGTCTCCACACCAAGGAGGATCAGATGTCGTTTGTTCTCCAGCGCTTTGCCGGCGAGCGCCTTCGGCATTGACAAGGGTGTGTCCCTCTGTTACGGTAACTTAGAGTAAGGGACGTGTTGAGCGACAAACGCCTTGAGAAGGGATGGCCGATCTGACGCAGTTCATTCTGGATTTAAGCGTGAGACTGCGGCCATCCTGGCGGCTTTGACGTTCCACGAGTATGCCCACGGGTGGGTTGCCGACAAGCGGGGTGATCCGACTGCGAGACTGTTGGGTCGCCTCACCTGGAACCCCCTCAGCCACCTCGACCCGCTAGGAACCCTGGCCCTGATCTTTACGCCGGTGGGCTGGGCCAAGCCGGTTCCGGTGAACTTCGACAACCTCCGACATCCGAGACGCGATATGGTCTTGGTGGCGGCGGCCGGGCCGGGCGCGAACCTCATTCTTGCCTCTGTGTGCGCCTGGTTACTTCGACTATTCGATGGCCCTGAGAGGATTGATGAGGCCGCCTGGTGGTTTCTGTGGGTCACGCCGATCCATCTCATGTTGTACAAGAGCGTACTGATCAACGTCGCACTGGCCGTTTTTAATCTGATACCTCTGTTGCCGCTCGATGGCGGTCGCGTCATGGCGGGACTTCTGCCGCCGCGTCAGGCGGCCTCGTATGGCAGGCTGGAGCGGTACGGTTTCGCCATCCTGATGGTATTGATCTTCAGCGGGGCGGTCGATCGGCTGATCTGGCCGCCTATCGCGCTTGTTGCCGGTCTGTTGCTTGGCGTGTAGATGCAGGAGGAGCACGACAGTTGACATCGAAGAATCGGGTCCTGAGCGGGATGAGACCGACAGGCCGCCTGCATCTCGGCCACCTGTTCGGGGCCTTGGACAACTGGCGCCGCCTGCAGGAGGCGTATGAGTGCTTCTTCTTCGTGGCCGACTGGCATGCGCTCACAACCGAGTACGCGGATACGAAGGGCATCCGGGACAATATCCGCGAGATGGTCCTGGATATGCTGGCAGCCGGGATCGATCCCTCGAAGGCAACCCTTTTTCTGCAGTCCCGACTTCATGAACATGCGGAGCTGTACCTGTTGCTGTCAATGATCACGCCGGTCCCATGGCTGGAGCGGAATCCAACCTACAAGGAACAGCAGCAGGAGCTCACCACCAAAGACCTCAGCACCCATGGATTTCTAGGATACCCGGTCCTGATGGCCTCGGACATCCTGATCTACAAGGCCAATCATGTACCGGTCGGAATCGACCAGGTACCGCATTTAGAGTTGGCCAGAGAGATCGCGCGCCGCTTTAATACGCTGTACGGTGAGGTTCTCGTTGAGCCGCAGCCGCTCCTGACAGAGTTTGCAAAGGTCCCAGGTACCGACGGCCGCAAGATGAGCAAAAGCTACGGCAACGCCATCTATCTGAGCGACTCGCCGGAGCAGGTCACCGCCAAGATCAAGCCGATGGTGACGGATCCTGCCAGGGTACGCCGCCGCGATCCTGGGAATCCCGACGTCTGCCCGGTCTTTGACCTGCACAAGATCTTTACGCCCAAGGTCGAGCGGGATACCGCCATCGACCCCGGCTGTCGAACGGCCGGCATCGGCTGCCTGGACTGCAAAGGAATGCTGCTGGAGCATATGCTCCCAGCGCTGCGGCCGATCTATGAGAAGCGCCAGGAGCTGGCGACTCGCTCGGAGGTCGTTCAGGAAGTCCTTGAGGACGGATGGGCCAGGGCCAAGAAGGTGGCAGGCGAGACCCTGTCAGAGGTCAAAGCCGCGATGCGGATTTAACTGCGCGTTCGCCGTTCAATGTTCAAGGTTCAATGTGCAACGTGCAAGGTTCAACGTCCGGCGTTCAAGGTGCAAGGTTCAATGTTCAAAGTTGAAGACTCCTGGTCGTTCCAATTTTTGGAATGTGGTCTACGCCCACGAACGTTGAACCTCGAACCTTGAACTTTGCACGGTGAACGTTGAACATCTCTTGAGGTGACGAATGGTTGATCGCTCGATTCCTGAGGGGCTGACATTTGACGACGTGCTCCTGATCCCCGCCAAATCCGAGGTCCTGCCACGGGATGTCGATGTGCGGACCCGTCTGACCAAACGCCTGACCATCAACATTCCGGTCGTCAGCGCCGCGATGGATACGGTGACCGAGGCCAGGATGGCCATTGCGCTGGCCCGTGAAGGGGGGATCGGCATGATCCACCGGGCCCTCTCTCCGGATCGCCAGGCGCTTGAAGTGGATAAGGTCAAGAAGTCCGAGAGCGGGATGATCGTGGACCCGATCACGATCTCGCCGGACCAGAAACTATCCGACGCCCTGGAACTGATGCAGCACTATCGGATTTCCGGCGTGCCCGTCACGCAGAACAGCAAATTAGTCGGCATCCTGACCAACCGCGATATCCGTTTCGAGACCAAGCTTGATCTGAAGATTGCCCAGGTGATGACCAAAGACCGGCTCATTACGGCGCCGGTCGGCACCAGCCTGGAAGAGGCAAAGGAGATCCTGCACCAGAACCGGATCGAGAAGCTGCTGGTGGTGGATGATGCGTTCAATCTTCGCGGCCTCATCACCATCAAAGATATCGAGAAGACGATCAAGTATCCGAACGCCTGCAAGGACGAACTGGGGCGACTGCGCGTGGGCGCGGCCGTCGGCGTAACTGAGGACACGCCGAACCGGGTGGACGCGTTAGTGAAGGCCGGCGTCGACGTCCTGGTAGTGGACACCGCCCACGGCCACAGTAGCGGGGTCATAGAAACCGTTGCCATGATCAAGCGTCGGCATCCCGATACCGAGGTGATTGCCGGCAACATCGCGACGGCTGAAGGGGCTGAAGAGCTGATCAGGGCCGGCGCCGACGGACTGAAGGTCGGAATCGGCCCTGGCTCCATCTGCACGACCCGGGTGGTCGCCGGAGCGGGGGTTCCGCAGATCACGGCGATCGCGGACTGTGCGAAGATTGCCGACCGGCATGGCGTCCCGATTATTGCCGACGGCGGCATCAAGTTCTCTGGCGACATGACTAAGGCGATCGCGGCCGGGGCGCATGCGGTGATGCTGGGGAGCCTGCTGGCGGGAACCGAGGAAAGCCCAGGCGAGACGGTCATCTTTCAGGGCCGGACCTATAAGGTCTACCGGGGCATGGGTTCGCTGGGCGCCATGCAGCGTGGCGGCAGAGATCGGTACGGCCAGGAGGCTGAAACGGAGGAGCACAAGCTGGTTCCCGAGGGGATTGAGGGGCGCGTCCCCTACAAAGGGACCCTCGCCGGCAGCATGTATCAACTGGTTGGAGGGCTCCGATCAGGCATGGGCTATTGCGGCTGTTACACCATCGAGGAGCTTCGCCAGAAAGGCCGCTTTATTCGGATTACCTCCGCCGGGCTCCGCGAAAGCCACGTTCATGACGTCATCATCACGAAAGAGGCGCCGAACTACCGGCTGGATTGACATGGGTCTATCGCGTCCATAGCGTCTCTTGTGTCATCGCGTGTATATCGCCCTAGCGTCTAACCCGCGTACTCGAGTGGTTCGATTAGGCTTACCGCAGACGCGACGACGCAACCGACGCGGAGTGCATGGATAAAATCCTCATCCTCGATTTTGGTTCGCAGTACACGCAGTTGATCGCCCGCCGCGTGCGTGAACTGGGCGTCTATTGCGAGATCCGTCCGTTTCGCTTGCCGCTGGTCGACATCAAGGCTTTTCACCCCAAGGGGATCATT of the Candidatus Methylomirabilis lanthanidiphila genome contains:
- the pppA gene encoding Leader peptidase PppA, with protein sequence MPDKLSLEGVSAILSVPLGLVVGSFLNVCIWRIPRDESLAFPGSHCPQCNGPIRWYDNIPLVSFVWLAGRCRQCKTRIHWRYPLVEGLTAGLYLMTVLHFGLTIRTAFLLLFLSVLVAITFIDLDHKIIPHVLSLPGIPIGLVGSLLTYDPSPRDAVTGALIGAGLVYLVAVYAEVAFQRESMGGGDVNLLSMIGAFLGWRLMLVSFGVAVFSGAFLSLALIASRVLSRKDQIPFGPFLALGAVVALFVGDDVIDWYLGLFR
- a CDS encoding tyrosine recombinase XerD is translated as MDNLIEEYLRYLAVERGLAENTLAAYERDLRRIVGHFKQTGAGSLQEVSRGQIARLLLTLREEGLSPRTVARHTSSLRGLYRYLLTQGYVKEDPTAHLESSSPWVRLPGVLSQEEVERLLATPPTSHPLGLRDKAMLELLYAAGLRVTEMVTLRLSDVDLEVGFVRCQGKGGKDRVVPLGRNAQAAVRRYLETSRSHLQRGRSSSTLFLNRSGYPLTRQGVWKLLRAYATAAGIDRRVTPHTLRHSFATHLLERGADLRAVQVMLGHADISTTQIYTHVSRAHLKTIYNRYHPRA
- the cca_1 gene encoding Multifunctional CCA protein; the encoded protein is MQLPQFRELDPLSRMALETARRAAAPVPIYAVGGYVRDLLLGRQNVDIDLVVEGDAITVARRLAHSLQAVVTPHPRFGTAHLRLPGGRGLDLATARSERYPHTAALPEVQPAPLLADLLRRDFSINAMAVRIDRHRFGPLIDPLGGLRDLEHGRIRTLHEQSFIDDPTRLFRTARFEGRYRFLIARSTLQLMKAAVKVGAITHLTGPRIFRELHLIAKEPSAPRIIWRLRDLGVLTAIHPRLTLPAAAFGLLERVRQVLNQAPSVPLLEKADESEALLLAMLYLLHPKTVVAVLKRLAPPHRIAEKLATDHKACRNAAQTLTRAVDLRQSRMARLLDPLSPEARVVLLAVLAKGPAQEAVSRYLTTSSAIIPLLKGADLRHLGFRPGPIYRTILIALRTATLDGRLHTKEDQMSFVLQRFAGERLRH
- a CDS encoding Peptidase family M50; its protein translation is MTFHEYAHGWVADKRGDPTARLLGRLTWNPLSHLDPLGTLALIFTPVGWAKPVPVNFDNLRHPRRDMVLVAAAGPGANLILASVCAWLLRLFDGPERIDEAAWWFLWVTPIHLMLYKSVLINVALAVFNLIPLLPLDGGRVMAGLLPPRQAASYGRLERYGFAILMVLIFSGAVDRLIWPPIALVAGLLLGV
- a CDS encoding tryptophanyl-tRNA synthase, with translation MTSKNRVLSGMRPTGRLHLGHLFGALDNWRRLQEAYECFFFVADWHALTTEYADTKGIRDNIREMVLDMLAAGIDPSKATLFLQSRLHEHAELYLLLSMITPVPWLERNPTYKEQQQELTTKDLSTHGFLGYPVLMASDILIYKANHVPVGIDQVPHLELAREIARRFNTLYGEVLVEPQPLLTEFAKVPGTDGRKMSKSYGNAIYLSDSPEQVTAKIKPMVTDPARVRRRDPGNPDVCPVFDLHKIFTPKVERDTAIDPGCRTAGIGCLDCKGMLLEHMLPALRPIYEKRQELATRSEVVQEVLEDGWARAKKVAGETLSEVKAAMRI
- a CDS encoding inosine 5'-monophosphate dehydrogenase; the encoded protein is MVDRSIPEGLTFDDVLLIPAKSEVLPRDVDVRTRLTKRLTINIPVVSAAMDTVTEARMAIALAREGGIGMIHRALSPDRQALEVDKVKKSESGMIVDPITISPDQKLSDALELMQHYRISGVPVTQNSKLVGILTNRDIRFETKLDLKIAQVMTKDRLITAPVGTSLEEAKEILHQNRIEKLLVVDDAFNLRGLITIKDIEKTIKYPNACKDELGRLRVGAAVGVTEDTPNRVDALVKAGVDVLVVDTAHGHSSGVIETVAMIKRRHPDTEVIAGNIATAEGAEELIRAGADGLKVGIGPGSICTTRVVAGAGVPQITAIADCAKIADRHGVPIIADGGIKFSGDMTKAIAAGAHAVMLGSLLAGTEESPGETVIFQGRTYKVYRGMGSLGAMQRGGRDRYGQEAETEEHKLVPEGIEGRVPYKGTLAGSMYQLVGGLRSGMGYCGCYTIEELRQKGRFIRITSAGLRESHVHDVIITKEAPNYRLD